Proteins encoded by one window of Candidatus Nomurabacteria bacterium:
- a CDS encoding ParB/RepB/Spo0J family partition protein, translating into MQGSYEKAIFFIDVEKILPNPFQPRREFEEGPLRDLADSIRQYGVLQPLVVSRTEKETPEGGLTTEYELIAGERRLRASKLAGLPQVPVIIRTGDDSMAKLELAIIENLQREDLNAVDRSRAFLRLQDEFKFTHGQIGQKVGKSREYVSNTMRLLALPQEILEALSQGKISEGHTRPLLMLSDKPEEQMVLFKEIVYKKMTVREAERAARRVAVNKIRNKEYLPDPEISEIETRLEEALGTRVHIERKENGGHITIDFFTNDDLRTILGMIHAEEIKDKNAMLEKFIAAGKEIPPEIKLEENPTPESESIETPLTDALAAESIELVDDRGTTEKTEDDADLYSIKNFSI; encoded by the coding sequence ATGCAAGGATCATACGAAAAGGCGATTTTTTTTATTGATGTAGAAAAGATTCTGCCGAACCCATTCCAACCCCGTCGCGAATTCGAAGAAGGTCCACTTCGTGACTTGGCGGACTCTATTCGTCAGTACGGTGTACTCCAACCACTTGTTGTCTCACGTACAGAGAAAGAAACGCCTGAAGGAGGTCTCACAACCGAATACGAACTTATCGCTGGTGAACGTCGACTGCGAGCATCAAAGCTCGCAGGACTACCACAGGTGCCCGTCATTATTCGTACCGGTGATGACTCAATGGCAAAGCTTGAGCTTGCGATCATTGAGAACCTGCAGCGCGAAGATCTCAACGCTGTCGATCGGTCACGTGCGTTTCTTAGACTTCAAGATGAATTCAAATTTACCCATGGCCAGATTGGCCAGAAAGTAGGCAAGAGTCGTGAATATGTCTCGAATACGATGCGTTTATTGGCATTACCGCAAGAAATTCTTGAGGCGCTTTCTCAAGGTAAAATCAGTGAAGGTCATACACGTCCACTGCTTATGCTTTCAGACAAGCCAGAAGAGCAGATGGTACTATTTAAAGAAATAGTCTACAAGAAAATGACGGTTCGCGAGGCAGAACGAGCGGCACGGCGGGTTGCGGTTAATAAAATTCGCAATAAAGAATATCTGCCTGATCCAGAAATATCTGAAATCGAAACCAGGCTCGAAGAAGCGTTGGGTACTCGAGTTCATATCGAACGTAAAGAAAATGGCGGACATATTACGATTGATTTCTTTACTAACGATGACTTGAGGACAATACTCGGCATGATTCATGCAGAAGAAATCAAAGACAAAAATGCCATGCTCGAGAAATTTATTGCTGCCGGCAAAGAAATACCACCAGAAATTAAATTAGAGGAAAACCCAACACCTGAATCAGAATCAATAGAAACGCCTTTGACTGACGCATTAGCAGCCGAGTCTATCGAACTTGTCGATGATCGAGGAACTACAGAAAAAACCGAGGATGATGCTGATCTCTACAGTATCAAGAATTTCTCTATTTAA
- a CDS encoding FtsQ-type POTRA domain-containing protein has protein sequence MEINRAPIKPSHIVRRERRLKFRKRILIVFLTLVFLGGLIYSTHARFMRIETITIEGNRVVDTREVNRLLEASIDGNMIFVFPKNNIFLVGTHSLENTILRDFPRIEMVSITKHFFHELKVSITERKGTYLWCGALLSNDSQENTSCYFVDDAGYIFSPSPYFSGGAYFKFYGGLDTNEIANPVGAYILEEDTFASLVHFTDQILTLGFESEALEIEENGTYSILLSKNSDKQESNTKIIFTKDNTLDDIYKNLVTALSSVDFKREVRDNRDRLLYIDLRFTNKIYYKFAPATASF, from the coding sequence ATGGAAATAAATCGAGCACCAATAAAACCCTCGCATATTGTACGACGAGAACGGCGCTTGAAATTCCGCAAGCGTATATTGATAGTTTTTTTAACCCTCGTGTTTTTAGGTGGTCTTATTTATTCCACCCATGCACGATTTATGAGGATTGAAACAATTACAATTGAAGGAAATCGCGTCGTTGATACAAGAGAAGTTAATCGTTTACTTGAAGCAAGTATTGATGGCAATATGATCTTTGTTTTTCCTAAAAATAATATTTTTTTAGTAGGAACACATAGCTTAGAAAATACAATATTACGTGATTTTCCAAGAATTGAAATGGTTAGTATTACGAAACATTTTTTCCACGAACTCAAGGTGTCAATCACAGAACGTAAAGGAACATACCTATGGTGTGGTGCACTACTTAGTAATGATTCACAAGAAAATACTTCTTGTTACTTTGTCGATGATGCAGGGTATATATTCTCTCCGTCCCCATATTTTTCTGGTGGCGCATATTTTAAATTTTATGGGGGACTCGACACAAATGAGATCGCAAATCCCGTTGGTGCATATATCTTAGAAGAAGACACATTTGCATCACTAGTACATTTTACCGATCAAATTTTGACATTAGGATTTGAGAGTGAGGCACTTGAAATCGAGGAAAATGGTACATATAGCATTTTACTGAGCAAGAATTCAGATAAGCAAGAATCAAACACAAAAATTATTTTCACAAAGGATAATACACTAGATGATATATATAAGAATTTAGTTACAGCATTATCATCTGTTGATTTCAAGCGTGAGGTTCGGGATAATCGTGATCGCTTATTATATATTGATCTACGATTTACGAATAAAATTTATTATAAATTTGCTCCTGCAACCGCTTCATTCTAA
- the topA gene encoding type I DNA topoisomerase, giving the protein MKLLIVESPSKAKTIEKYLGGSYTVRASVGHIRDLPKSNKKAINIEAGFVPNYEISKGKEKIVNELRSLAHTAKEIMLATDPDREGEAISWHIGELLHEDKKVKAPIQRVAFHEITKEAIEEALLHPRKIDGNLVKAQEARRVLDRLVGYDLSGLIWKKVRYGLSAGRVQSPALRIIMEREREIRAFIPEKYWTLQGIFETKKKDMLTLICSVEPRDEKVVEKILKEGKAGTWKVSGVKASEQKRSPRAPFTTSTLQQTASTRLGFSPSRTMQVAQKLYEAGHITYMRTDSTNLAQTAQSQITDIIVKKYGKEYLEVRTYKTKSKNAQEAHEAIRPTHPEHMSEGANDEQGKLYKLIWERTISSQMTDAKLLKTKISAMVDGNDTIPEFSANGSRVLFPGWLIADVASRGDDVELPEVHEGEILKLTDLTSKEKATEPPNRYTEAGLVKELEARGIGRPSTYASIMRTLEERGYVTKEGRTLFPTDTGDVVSSFLEKNFEHYISDTFTAELEDELDEISRGEREYVKTLKDFYGPFTKEVKSKEKMDKLTTLGDAPEEFKCPTCNADMIIKLGKNGKFMSCSRYPDCEGARTIEGKVMEGPKETGEMCPLCGEKQGGKLVTREGRFGMFVSCSRYPKCKFIKEDEEERKKKMTGVACPTCKKGEMMERRGRFGIFYSCSNYPDCKNAIKAKPTGNICTMCDSLMMEGTKTIPERCSNTKCPNHRPDKLNKK; this is encoded by the coding sequence ATGAAACTATTAATTGTCGAATCCCCTTCAAAAGCCAAGACAATAGAAAAATATTTAGGCGGCAGCTATACAGTGCGTGCTTCAGTTGGACATATTCGTGACCTGCCAAAATCAAATAAGAAAGCAATCAATATCGAAGCTGGCTTTGTACCCAACTATGAAATTTCAAAAGGTAAAGAAAAAATTGTTAACGAACTTCGCAGTCTGGCACATACTGCCAAAGAAATCATGCTTGCAACTGATCCGGACCGCGAAGGTGAAGCCATCTCATGGCATATCGGAGAGTTATTGCATGAAGATAAGAAAGTAAAAGCACCAATACAGCGAGTCGCGTTCCACGAAATAACAAAAGAAGCGATTGAAGAGGCATTACTACATCCACGAAAAATTGATGGCAACTTAGTCAAAGCCCAAGAAGCACGCCGAGTACTTGATCGACTGGTTGGGTATGATTTGTCAGGTCTTATCTGGAAAAAAGTCCGCTATGGACTTTCTGCGGGACGCGTCCAATCACCTGCGCTCCGTATCATTATGGAACGCGAACGCGAAATTAGAGCATTTATCCCAGAGAAATATTGGACACTGCAAGGCATTTTCGAAACAAAGAAAAAGGACATGCTTACACTCATTTGTAGCGTTGAGCCACGAGATGAAAAAGTAGTAGAAAAAATACTAAAAGAAGGCAAAGCTGGCACATGGAAAGTAAGTGGTGTAAAAGCCTCTGAACAGAAACGTTCACCTCGAGCACCATTTACTACATCTACACTACAACAGACTGCAAGTACACGTCTTGGTTTTTCACCATCACGTACCATGCAAGTTGCCCAGAAACTCTATGAGGCTGGTCATATTACCTATATGCGTACCGACAGTACAAACTTGGCACAAACTGCCCAATCACAAATCACAGATATTATTGTGAAAAAATATGGCAAAGAATATCTAGAAGTTAGAACCTACAAAACAAAAAGTAAAAATGCGCAGGAGGCACATGAGGCAATCCGACCAACACATCCGGAACATATGAGCGAAGGCGCCAATGACGAGCAAGGCAAATTGTATAAACTCATTTGGGAGAGAACTATTTCTTCACAGATGACTGACGCCAAACTTTTGAAGACTAAAATTTCTGCAATGGTAGATGGTAACGATACGATTCCTGAATTCTCTGCCAATGGGTCTCGAGTGCTTTTCCCTGGCTGGCTTATAGCTGATGTTGCATCACGAGGTGATGACGTAGAACTACCAGAAGTGCATGAGGGGGAAATACTCAAGCTCACAGATTTAACGAGCAAAGAAAAAGCGACCGAGCCACCCAACCGCTACACTGAAGCAGGACTCGTCAAAGAGCTCGAAGCTCGAGGCATCGGTCGACCGTCAACCTATGCATCAATCATGCGCACACTCGAAGAGCGCGGGTACGTTACCAAAGAAGGCCGAACACTTTTCCCTACCGATACAGGCGATGTCGTATCAAGTTTTCTTGAGAAAAACTTCGAACACTATATAAGCGATACTTTTACAGCCGAACTCGAAGATGAACTCGATGAAATTTCTCGGGGTGAACGCGAATATGTAAAAACTCTTAAAGATTTTTATGGTCCATTTACCAAAGAAGTGAAGTCCAAAGAAAAAATGGATAAACTAACAACACTTGGTGATGCACCAGAAGAATTTAAATGCCCGACATGCAACGCTGATATGATTATCAAACTCGGTAAGAATGGCAAGTTCATGTCTTGTTCGCGCTATCCTGATTGCGAAGGAGCACGAACTATTGAAGGCAAGGTTATGGAGGGACCAAAAGAAACTGGAGAAATGTGCCCACTTTGCGGGGAGAAGCAAGGCGGCAAATTAGTAACACGCGAAGGTCGCTTCGGTATGTTTGTCTCCTGTTCAAGATATCCAAAATGTAAATTCATAAAGGAGGACGAAGAAGAGAGGAAAAAAAAGATGACTGGTGTTGCTTGCCCAACGTGCAAGAAAGGTGAAATGATGGAGCGCCGGGGCAGATTTGGGATATTTTATTCATGCTCAAATTATCCAGATTGCAAAAATGCCATCAAAGCCAAACCAACTGGTAATATTTGCACTATGTGTGACTCTCTCATGATGGAAGGCACCAAAACGATTCCAGAACGATGCAGTAATACTAAGTGTCCCAACCATAGACCCGATAAACTTAATAAAAAATAG
- the serS gene encoding serine--tRNA ligase codes for MLDIKFIKENKDIVTAAIKNKNIKAPIDLDRLFVLYDERQAKRTQLDELNQKRNLAAGERNIEEGKRLKEESTEIETAFEAINKEFMAMMLLIPNIPSPDTPVGPDESGNVVIRKWGEPKVFDFTPKEHFELGKALDVIDNETAGEVAGARFTYLKGDLALMQFALIQYAFSVLTNKTILEQIARTANIDIAITAFMPIIPPVFIKPAVFNRMARLEPRDERYYIPSDDLFLIGSAEHTIGPIHMDQIIEEKDLPKRYVGYSTAFRREAGTYGKDTKGILRMHQFDKIEMETFCLPERSMVEQDFIVAIQEYLMQQLQLPYQVILICTGDMGAPDYRQLDIETWLPGQNKYRETQTADLMGSYQARRLNTRVRRIDGKVEPVHMNDATAFAIGRTLIAIMENYQQADGSIKVPDVLKLYLGKDSITH; via the coding sequence ATGCTAGATATCAAGTTTATAAAAGAGAATAAAGATATTGTCACAGCAGCTATAAAGAATAAGAATATTAAGGCGCCTATTGACCTTGATCGACTTTTCGTTTTATACGATGAACGCCAAGCAAAGAGAACTCAACTGGATGAGCTAAATCAAAAAAGAAACCTGGCCGCTGGAGAGCGAAACATTGAAGAGGGGAAAAGATTAAAAGAAGAATCCACAGAGATTGAAACAGCATTTGAAGCTATCAATAAAGAATTTATGGCGATGATGCTTTTAATCCCAAATATACCATCACCTGATACTCCTGTCGGACCAGATGAAAGCGGAAATGTAGTTATTAGAAAATGGGGAGAGCCTAAGGTTTTTGATTTTACTCCCAAGGAACATTTTGAACTTGGGAAAGCATTAGACGTAATCGATAATGAGACTGCTGGGGAAGTAGCTGGTGCAAGATTTACGTATCTTAAAGGTGATCTTGCGTTGATGCAATTTGCGTTAATTCAGTATGCATTTTCTGTACTCACCAATAAAACAATTCTTGAGCAAATCGCACGTACTGCAAATATTGATATCGCGATTACGGCGTTTATGCCGATCATTCCGCCTGTGTTTATAAAACCTGCAGTTTTTAATCGTATGGCTCGACTTGAACCAAGAGATGAGCGGTATTATATTCCAAGCGATGATCTTTTTCTTATTGGCAGTGCTGAACATACAATTGGACCAATACACATGGACCAAATTATTGAGGAAAAGGATTTGCCAAAACGTTATGTTGGTTACTCAACAGCATTTCGAAGGGAGGCAGGGACTTATGGAAAAGATACAAAAGGCATATTGCGAATGCATCAATTTGATAAGATCGAAATGGAAACCTTCTGTCTACCAGAACGTTCAATGGTGGAACAAGATTTTATTGTTGCAATTCAAGAATATTTAATGCAGCAACTTCAATTACCATATCAAGTTATTTTAATTTGTACTGGTGATATGGGTGCTCCAGATTATCGTCAGCTGGATATAGAAACTTGGCTTCCTGGTCAAAATAAATATCGAGAAACTCAAACGGCAGATCTCATGGGAAGTTATCAGGCACGAAGGTTAAATACTCGTGTTCGAAGAATAGATGGGAAAGTAGAGCCAGTGCATATGAATGATGCTACTGCATTTGCAATTGGTCGTACTCTTATTGCAATTATGGAAAATTACCAACAAGCTGATGGATCAATCAAAGTACCAGATGTCCTGAAACTATATCTCGGGAAAGATAGCATTACACACTAG
- a CDS encoding bifunctional (p)ppGpp synthetase/guanosine-3',5'-bis(diphosphate) 3'-pyrophosphohydrolase, protein MKTTTYKIQKPHIRLLTQKLELTDHKDRELITKAYHFAEFAHEGQKRASGEPYFNHVFATGLTLAELGMSPTVVAAGLLHDTIEDTQATEADIDREFGKEILFLVNGVTKLGKVKYRGIERNVENLRKFFISMAEDLRVIVIKLADRLHNVRTLEYVRPDKRERIALETLEIYAPLANRLGIGKLKGWLEDAAFPYAYPKEFEQVTALLGEQSRISEKYMLEVERALKRELRKLEVSAITIDHRLKHLYSLYKKLKKYDMDIDKIYDIMALRIIVSDIEECYRVLGVVHGLWKPLPGRIKDYIATPKPNGYKSLHTTIFTGTGGVVEIQIRTQAMHAQAEYGIASHFTYKEKLPVSRTKKKLTKQYAWVEELREAQREIANTNKFVETLKMDFFKDRVFVFTPNGDIIDLPEDSSVIDFAYAVHTDIGDHASGAHINGKFNAIATKLKNSDIVEIIVKKETVPSSKWLTFAKTTLARNKIQKYLKEHSLLSKFLSFGR, encoded by the coding sequence ATGAAAACTACTACCTATAAAATACAAAAGCCCCATATCCGTCTCCTCACTCAAAAGCTTGAACTTACTGATCACAAGGATCGCGAACTTATAACCAAAGCATATCACTTCGCTGAGTTTGCCCACGAAGGTCAGAAGCGTGCTTCTGGCGAGCCATACTTCAACCATGTTTTTGCCACAGGGCTTACGCTTGCAGAACTCGGCATGAGTCCGACAGTAGTCGCTGCAGGATTGCTTCACGACACGATTGAAGACACCCAAGCAACCGAAGCAGATATTGACCGGGAATTCGGTAAAGAAATTTTATTCCTCGTCAACGGTGTTACAAAACTTGGTAAAGTAAAGTACCGCGGCATTGAACGTAATGTTGAAAATCTACGCAAATTTTTTATTTCGATGGCAGAAGACTTACGAGTAATTGTTATCAAACTTGCTGACCGACTACATAATGTACGAACACTGGAATATGTTCGCCCCGACAAACGAGAGCGTATCGCGCTTGAAACACTTGAGATTTATGCACCTTTAGCAAATCGCTTGGGTATAGGTAAATTGAAAGGCTGGCTTGAAGACGCAGCATTTCCATATGCATATCCAAAAGAATTCGAACAAGTTACCGCGCTTTTAGGTGAGCAATCTAGAATCAGCGAGAAATACATGCTTGAAGTTGAGCGAGCATTGAAGCGTGAACTTAGAAAGCTTGAGGTATCTGCCATTACGATTGATCATCGACTTAAACATTTGTACTCTCTGTACAAGAAACTCAAGAAATACGACATGGATATAGATAAGATATATGACATTATGGCGCTTCGAATAATTGTTAGTGATATTGAAGAATGCTATCGAGTATTGGGTGTCGTACACGGCCTCTGGAAGCCTCTACCGGGACGTATCAAGGATTATATTGCAACACCAAAACCAAATGGATACAAAAGTCTCCATACCACTATCTTTACTGGCACCGGCGGTGTTGTGGAAATACAAATTAGGACACAAGCAATGCATGCACAAGCCGAATACGGTATTGCTTCGCATTTTACCTACAAAGAAAAGTTACCCGTATCTCGAACTAAAAAGAAACTAACAAAACAATATGCTTGGGTAGAAGAACTCCGAGAAGCTCAACGTGAAATTGCGAATACGAACAAATTTGTTGAAACACTTAAAATGGACTTCTTCAAAGATCGAGTTTTTGTCTTTACCCCAAATGGTGACATTATTGATTTGCCCGAAGATTCAAGTGTGATTGATTTTGCCTATGCGGTACATACTGATATTGGCGATCATGCAAGTGGTGCGCATATCAATGGCAAGTTCAATGCCATTGCAACAAAGCTTAAAAATAGCGACATCGTCGAAATAATTGTAAAAAAAGAAACTGTACCATCGAGTAAGTGGCTTACGTTTGCAAAAACAACCCTCGCACGAAATAAAATACAAAAGTACCTCAAAGAGCACAGCCTACTTTCCAAGTTTTTATCATTTGGACGTTAA
- the dprA gene encoding DNA-protecting protein DprA: MKLLEENEIPKQLLEIPQPPKKLYCIGTLPKPGSVYLTIVGSRKHTSYGRDVCEKLIEGLRGYPIVIVSGLALGIDSIAHRKAIDSGLTTVAFPGSGLNPKNLYPASNRALAEKIVTSGGALISEFEPDTKAAMWTFPKRNRLMAGIAKAVLIIEAQEKSGTLITSKLATEYNRDIGAVPGSIFSELSAGTHMLIRLGATPITNASQLLELLGFEPTENADVSRELIDCSIEELQILDLLREPIPKDELLRLLEKPIHEANATISILEIKGLIKEELGEIRRC, from the coding sequence ATGAAACTTCTAGAGGAAAACGAGATACCTAAGCAGCTTCTTGAAATCCCTCAACCACCAAAGAAGCTCTATTGCATCGGGACCCTACCCAAACCTGGATCCGTATACTTAACTATTGTCGGTTCACGAAAACATACAAGTTACGGCAGAGATGTGTGTGAAAAATTAATTGAAGGATTACGAGGATACCCTATCGTCATTGTATCAGGACTAGCACTTGGCATTGATAGTATTGCACACCGTAAGGCCATAGATAGTGGTCTTACGACTGTAGCCTTCCCGGGCTCTGGACTTAATCCAAAAAATCTATATCCGGCGAGTAATCGTGCATTGGCTGAAAAAATAGTCACTTCGGGTGGTGCGCTCATTTCGGAATTTGAACCAGACACCAAAGCAGCGATGTGGACATTCCCAAAGCGCAACCGCTTAATGGCTGGTATTGCCAAAGCGGTACTTATTATTGAGGCGCAAGAAAAATCCGGCACCCTTATTACCTCTAAGCTTGCCACCGAATATAACCGTGATATCGGCGCTGTGCCTGGGTCAATTTTTTCAGAACTTTCTGCTGGAACTCATATGCTCATCCGACTTGGCGCCACCCCTATAACAAATGCTTCACAGCTTTTGGAATTGCTTGGGTTTGAACCTACGGAAAATGCAGATGTCTCACGAGAGCTCATTGATTGCTCTATAGAAGAATTACAAATATTAGACCTTCTGCGCGAACCAATACCAAAAGATGAACTTTTAAGACTACTTGAAAAGCCAATTCACGAAGCCAATGCAACTATCTCAATACTTGAAATCAAAGGACTTATCAAAGAAGAACTCGGTGAAATCCGCAGGTGCTAA